From one Streptomyces sp. R41 genomic stretch:
- a CDS encoding PadR family transcriptional regulator yields MRLPLLALLARGPAHGYELKQDLEQLLGSAYPQPNVGQIYVTLGRLEKSGLIEGEEVEQSSRPNKKIYHLTDAGREALHTWYQETADEPRVRDEFFMKLALAPTTGLADQIALINKQRRQYLNTMRNLSKLAAAEDRDNRISHLLIEGAMLHLQADLDWLERCQEELEELE; encoded by the coding sequence GTGCGGCTGCCCCTCCTGGCCCTGCTGGCGCGTGGCCCGGCCCACGGGTACGAGCTCAAGCAGGACCTTGAGCAACTGCTGGGCTCCGCGTACCCTCAGCCCAACGTCGGCCAGATCTATGTCACGCTCGGCCGCCTCGAGAAGTCGGGACTGATCGAGGGCGAGGAAGTCGAGCAGTCGAGCCGGCCCAACAAGAAGATCTACCACCTCACTGATGCCGGGCGCGAGGCGCTGCACACCTGGTACCAGGAGACGGCGGACGAGCCGCGGGTACGGGACGAGTTCTTCATGAAGCTCGCCCTCGCCCCGACGACCGGTCTTGCAGACCAGATCGCTCTGATCAACAAGCAGCGGCGTCAGTATCTGAACACCATGCGCAACCTGTCGAAGCTCGCCGCGGCCGAGGACCGGGACAACCGCATCTCCCATCTGCTGATCGAGGGCGCCATGCTGCATCTGCAGGCCGATCTCGACTGGCTGGAACGCTGCCAGGAGGAACTGGAGGAGCTGGAGTGA
- a CDS encoding ABC transporter ATP-binding protein — translation MSHTAPLPRAEGLVPLLRAEGLVKTHHGEGAPAHAVRGVDLSVRQGEFVAITGPSGAGKSTLLHLLGGLQRPDSGSVWLDGECTDAYSEARWAVERRRRIGIVFQFFNLVSNLSVADNVELPALLAGVSPKQARAERERLLSELGLEGKGRSMPGELSGGEQQRVALARALVNHPSLLLADEPAGSLDSKGTREVMRLLSRFHQRGQTILLVTHDARLASAADRVISFFDGRIADDAELDGTPSRGAGISGVLELRD, via the coding sequence GTGAGCCACACCGCTCCTTTGCCGCGCGCCGAGGGTCTGGTTCCCTTGCTGCGCGCCGAGGGCCTGGTCAAGACCCACCACGGCGAGGGCGCCCCGGCGCATGCCGTGCGCGGAGTGGACCTGTCCGTGCGCCAGGGCGAGTTCGTGGCCATCACCGGCCCGTCCGGCGCCGGGAAGTCGACGCTGCTGCACCTGCTCGGCGGGCTCCAGCGGCCCGATTCCGGCAGCGTCTGGCTGGACGGCGAGTGCACGGACGCGTACAGCGAGGCGCGCTGGGCGGTGGAGCGCCGACGCCGCATCGGCATCGTCTTCCAGTTCTTCAACCTGGTCTCCAATCTGTCGGTCGCCGACAACGTCGAACTGCCCGCCCTGCTGGCCGGGGTCTCCCCCAAGCAGGCGCGCGCTGAACGCGAGCGGCTGCTGTCCGAGCTGGGCCTGGAGGGCAAGGGGCGCAGCATGCCGGGTGAGCTGTCCGGCGGTGAACAGCAGCGCGTCGCCCTGGCCCGGGCGCTGGTCAACCATCCGTCCCTGCTGCTGGCCGACGAGCCCGCGGGCAGCCTGGACAGCAAGGGCACCCGCGAGGTGATGCGGCTGCTGTCCCGCTTCCACCAGCGCGGGCAGACCATCCTGCTGGTCACCCATGACGCCCGGCTCGCCAGCGCCGCGGACCGTGTCATCAGCTTCTTCGACGGCCGCATCGCCGACGACGCGGAACTCGACGGCACGCCGTCGCGCGGCGCCGGGATATCCGGCGTACTGGAACTGAGGGACTGA
- a CDS encoding FtsX-like permease family protein, whose translation MRATLRWAHADLRTHRGEALFIVLATAGIVASLLLAAALFGYATNPWQRVFTQSHGAHVWIHTGASADAGRLAKLDGVESVAGPYRTASATVESRGTRASVELRGAVEPPATGRPLLASGHWLDPARPDGVVLEDSLARALWAEPGDTLTVPGTARTLTVLGVADSAEPRYSPGERSGLVWALPSAVQGADGRTGQVIGLRLTDPGDTDYAVQRAVTELGAGAVTQVSNWQQARAEAQGDNRLLGQVLGLFGLGALVAAALAVYGAIGTRIRGHLRDISVLKAIGFTPGQVVRIFLIQHVAYASLGALVAGALTQALGSRIPGRLGDAVGVWQGLPGHTAALFAVPVAAVLFIGATTGVAAWRAGRVPPVPVLRAAAPPAGRLSGVARRALGLRLPPALVLGWHQAFPRRPRSLATVARLALPLLLIVVALSAWTTIDRFHNEPERIGLAAALTAHADESLSDPGARALLAGNTQVAAVHPGAEVAALVPGQTATIALRGLGTRQDPYPFTLAEGRPAREPDEAVAGQGLLDLLDVRVGDWVRMTVGARPQILHIVGRSIEPENGGRVISTSLDTLRENDPELGPTLYQLQLRPGADPGKVATELTAAGHGHLDVHAVTNPADGLSPLRGVVVGLIAVLALIGLIELLTAIGGTVREGERDLLALKAIGLSPRQITAVTVTATACTALAAVLAGTALGLPLAHWLIDVQGRSSGIGAGIARGPSLLLLSLFGLAAVLGAAALAALPAARSARRRLADTLSAVA comes from the coding sequence GTGCGGGCCACTCTGCGCTGGGCGCATGCCGATCTGCGGACGCATCGGGGCGAGGCGCTGTTCATCGTGCTCGCCACCGCGGGGATCGTCGCCTCGCTGCTGCTGGCCGCGGCGCTCTTCGGATACGCGACAAACCCCTGGCAGCGCGTCTTCACGCAGTCGCACGGCGCCCATGTGTGGATCCACACCGGCGCGTCCGCCGACGCCGGGCGGCTCGCGAAACTGGACGGTGTCGAGTCCGTCGCGGGCCCGTACCGCACCGCGTCCGCCACCGTCGAGTCCCGCGGCACCCGCGCCTCCGTCGAACTGCGCGGCGCCGTCGAGCCGCCCGCCACCGGTCGGCCGCTGCTCGCCTCCGGCCACTGGCTCGACCCCGCCCGACCCGACGGAGTCGTCCTGGAGGACAGCCTCGCCCGGGCGCTGTGGGCCGAGCCCGGGGACACCCTCACCGTGCCCGGCACCGCCCGGACCCTGACCGTCCTTGGCGTGGCGGACAGCGCCGAGCCCCGCTACAGCCCCGGCGAACGGTCGGGGCTCGTCTGGGCTCTGCCGTCCGCCGTTCAGGGTGCCGACGGACGCACCGGCCAGGTCATCGGCCTGCGGCTGACCGATCCCGGCGACACGGACTACGCGGTGCAGCGCGCGGTGACGGAACTCGGTGCCGGCGCGGTCACCCAGGTGTCGAACTGGCAGCAGGCCCGCGCCGAGGCCCAGGGCGACAACCGGCTGCTGGGGCAGGTGCTGGGCCTCTTCGGCCTCGGCGCGCTGGTCGCCGCTGCACTCGCCGTGTACGGCGCGATCGGCACCCGTATCCGCGGCCACCTGCGGGACATCTCGGTGCTGAAGGCGATCGGGTTCACACCCGGCCAGGTGGTGCGCATCTTCCTGATCCAGCACGTGGCGTACGCGTCCCTGGGCGCCCTGGTCGCCGGGGCGCTCACCCAGGCGCTGGGGAGCCGGATCCCCGGCCGCCTCGGAGACGCCGTAGGCGTGTGGCAGGGGCTGCCCGGGCACACCGCGGCGCTGTTCGCGGTGCCGGTCGCCGCGGTGCTCTTCATCGGTGCGACGACCGGGGTCGCGGCGTGGCGGGCGGGCCGGGTGCCTCCCGTGCCGGTGCTGCGGGCCGCGGCACCGCCGGCCGGACGCCTGTCGGGCGTGGCACGCCGCGCGCTCGGACTGCGGCTGCCGCCGGCGCTCGTGCTGGGCTGGCACCAGGCGTTCCCGCGGCGGCCGCGCTCGCTGGCGACGGTCGCCCGGCTCGCCCTGCCGCTGCTGCTGATCGTGGTGGCGCTGAGCGCGTGGACCACCATCGACCGCTTCCACAACGAGCCCGAGCGGATCGGCCTCGCGGCCGCGCTCACGGCACACGCGGACGAGAGCCTGAGCGACCCTGGGGCGCGTGCGCTGCTGGCCGGGAACACGCAGGTCGCCGCCGTGCACCCGGGCGCCGAGGTGGCCGCTCTGGTCCCGGGCCAGACGGCCACGATCGCGCTGCGCGGGCTCGGCACGCGTCAGGACCCGTACCCGTTCACGCTGGCCGAGGGCCGCCCGGCCCGCGAGCCCGACGAGGCGGTGGCCGGTCAGGGGCTGCTCGATCTGCTGGATGTGCGCGTCGGGGACTGGGTGCGGATGACCGTCGGCGCGCGACCGCAGATCCTGCACATCGTCGGCCGCAGCATCGAGCCGGAGAACGGCGGCCGCGTCATCTCCACCTCGCTCGACACCCTCCGCGAGAACGACCCCGAGCTCGGCCCGACCCTCTACCAGCTCCAGCTGCGCCCCGGCGCCGACCCGGGCAAAGTCGCCACCGAGCTGACCGCGGCCGGGCACGGGCACCTGGACGTGCACGCCGTGACCAACCCGGCCGACGGTCTCTCACCGCTGCGCGGCGTCGTCGTCGGGCTGATCGCCGTACTCGCCCTCATCGGACTCATCGAGCTGCTCACCGCGATCGGTGGCACCGTGCGCGAGGGCGAGCGGGATCTGCTGGCGCTCAAGGCCATCGGGCTGTCCCCACGGCAGATCACCGCGGTCACCGTCACGGCCACCGCCTGCACGGCCCTGGCCGCGGTCCTCGCGGGTACGGCGCTGGGGCTGCCCCTCGCGCACTGGCTGATCGACGTCCAGGGGAGGTCGAGCGGCATCGGCGCCGGTATCGCCCGGGGGCCGTCCCTCCTCCTGCTGTCGCTGTTCGGCCTGGCCGCGGTGCTGGGCGCCGCCGCCCTCGCCGCGCTCCCCGCGGCCCGCTCCGCCCGACGGCGACTTGCGGACACCCTGAGCGCGGTGGCCTGA
- the pgi gene encoding glucose-6-phosphate isomerase — MNAESRTRLNQTPEWTALAKHREELGDTHLRDLFATDPGRGSGYTLQVGDLHVDYSKHLVTDETLRLLRDLAAATDVFGLRDAMFRGEKINVTEDRAVLHTALRAPRDAVIEVDGENVVPAVHAVLDKMADFSQRVRSGEWTGHTGKRIKNVVNVGIGGSDLGPAMAYEVLRSFTDRDLTVRFVSNVDGADLHEAVRDLDAAETLFIIASKTFTTIETITNATSARNWLLTELKAGQDAVAKHFVALSTNAEKVSDFGIDTANMFEFWDWVGGRYSYDSAIGLSLMIAIGPDRFREMLDGFHLVDEHFRTAPAESNVPLLLGLLGIWYGNFHDAQSHAVLPYSHYLSKFTAYLQQLDMESNGKSVDRDGREVEWQTGPVVWGTPGTNGQHAYYQLIHQGTKLIPADFIGFAEPVADLLPGLIAQHDLLMANFFAQTQALAFGKTPDEVRAEGVAEELVPHKTFKGNHPTTTILARELTPSVLGQLVALYEHKVFVQGAIWNIDSFDQWGVELGKVLAKRVEPALTEGAEVPGLDESTKALVAKYRELRGR, encoded by the coding sequence ATGAACGCAGAAAGCCGTACCAGGCTCAACCAGACGCCCGAGTGGACCGCTCTGGCCAAGCACCGCGAGGAGCTCGGGGACACCCATCTGCGGGATCTGTTCGCGACCGACCCCGGGCGCGGCTCCGGCTACACGCTCCAGGTCGGCGATCTGCACGTCGACTACTCCAAGCACCTGGTCACCGACGAGACGCTGCGGCTGCTGCGCGACCTGGCCGCGGCGACCGATGTCTTCGGGTTGCGGGATGCCATGTTCCGCGGCGAGAAGATCAATGTCACCGAGGACCGCGCGGTGCTGCACACCGCGCTGCGCGCTCCGCGCGACGCGGTCATCGAGGTCGACGGCGAGAACGTCGTCCCCGCGGTGCACGCCGTGCTCGACAAGATGGCCGACTTCTCCCAGCGCGTCCGCTCGGGCGAGTGGACCGGACACACCGGCAAGCGCATCAAGAACGTCGTCAACGTCGGCATCGGCGGCTCCGACCTCGGCCCGGCGATGGCGTACGAGGTGCTGCGCTCCTTCACCGACCGCGATCTGACGGTCCGCTTCGTGTCGAACGTGGACGGCGCCGACCTGCACGAGGCCGTGCGGGACCTGGACGCGGCCGAGACGCTGTTCATCATCGCCTCGAAGACCTTCACCACCATCGAGACGATCACCAACGCGACCTCCGCGCGCAACTGGCTGCTGACCGAGCTGAAGGCGGGTCAGGACGCCGTCGCCAAGCACTTCGTGGCGCTGTCGACCAACGCCGAGAAGGTGTCGGACTTCGGCATCGACACGGCCAACATGTTCGAGTTCTGGGACTGGGTCGGCGGGCGGTACTCGTACGACTCGGCGATCGGTCTATCGCTGATGATCGCCATCGGTCCGGACCGCTTCCGGGAGATGCTCGACGGTTTCCATCTCGTCGACGAGCACTTCCGCACGGCCCCCGCCGAGTCCAACGTGCCGCTGCTCCTGGGCCTCTTGGGCATCTGGTACGGCAACTTCCACGATGCCCAGTCGCACGCCGTACTGCCGTACTCGCACTACCTGTCCAAGTTCACGGCGTACTTGCAGCAGCTGGACATGGAGTCCAACGGCAAGTCCGTGGACCGCGACGGGCGTGAGGTGGAGTGGCAGACGGGTCCTGTGGTGTGGGGCACGCCGGGCACCAATGGGCAGCACGCGTACTACCAACTCATTCACCAGGGCACGAAGTTGATCCCGGCCGACTTCATCGGCTTCGCCGAGCCGGTCGCCGATCTGCTGCCGGGTCTGATCGCCCAGCACGACCTGTTGATGGCGAACTTCTTCGCGCAGACGCAGGCGCTGGCCTTCGGCAAGACGCCGGACGAGGTGCGCGCCGAGGGTGTGGCGGAGGAGCTGGTGCCGCACAAGACGTTCAAGGGCAACCACCCGACGACCACGATCCTCGCGCGTGAGCTGACCCCGTCGGTGCTGGGCCAGTTGGTCGCCCTCTACGAGCACAAGGTGTTCGTCCAGGGCGCGATCTGGAACATCGACTCCTTCGACCAGTGGGGCGTCGAGCTGGGCAAGGTCCTTGCCAAGCGCGTCGAGCCGGCCCTGACCGAGGGCGCCGAGGTGCCAGGCCTGGATGAGTCCACCAAGGCGCTGGTCGCCAAGTACCGTGAGCTGCGCGGCCGGTAG
- a CDS encoding RNA polymerase-binding protein RbpA, with product MASGNAIRGSRVGAGPMGEAERGESAPRLRISFWCSNGHETQPSFASDAQVPDTWDCPRCGFPAGQDRDNPPDPPRTEPYKTHLAYVRERRSDADGEAILAEALAKLRGEI from the coding sequence GTGGCAAGTGGCAACGCGATCCGAGGAAGCCGGGTCGGGGCGGGGCCGATGGGCGAGGCCGAGCGCGGCGAGTCCGCACCCAGGCTGCGCATCTCCTTCTGGTGCTCCAACGGGCACGAGACGCAGCCCAGCTTCGCCAGCGACGCGCAGGTTCCCGACACCTGGGACTGCCCGCGCTGCGGCTTCCCCGCCGGACAGGACCGGGACAACCCGCCGGACCCGCCGCGCACCGAGCCGTACAAGACGCACCTCGCGTATGTACGGGAGCGACGCAGCGACGCGGACGGCGAGGCGATCCTCGCCGAGGCGCTCGCCAAACTGCGGGGCGAGATCTAG
- the secG gene encoding preprotein translocase subunit SecG, translated as MGFSIALIVFSGLLMLLVLMHKGKGGGLSDMFGGGMQSSVGGSSVAERNLDRITVVIGLLWFACIVVLGILMKVNN; from the coding sequence TTGGGGTTCTCGATCGCCCTGATCGTCTTCAGCGGGCTGCTGATGCTGCTGGTGCTGATGCACAAGGGGAAGGGCGGCGGCCTCTCCGACATGTTCGGTGGCGGCATGCAGTCGTCCGTCGGCGGCTCCTCGGTCGCCGAGCGCAACCTCGACCGCATCACCGTGGTGATCGGTCTGCTCTGGTTCGCGTGCATTGTCGTGCTCGGCATCCTGATGAAGGTCAACAACTGA
- the tpiA gene encoding triose-phosphate isomerase, whose product MSTRTPLMAGNWKMNLNHLEAIAHVQKLAFALADKDYEACEVAVLPPFTDLRSVQTLVDGDKLKIKYGAQDVSAHDSGAYTGEISGPMLAKLKCTYVAIGHSERRQYHNETDEIVNAKVKAAYKHGLTPILCVGEELEIRDAGNHVTHTLAQVEGGLKGLPAEQAESIVIAYEPVWAIGTGKVCGADDAQEVCAAIRGKLAELYSQELADQVRIQYGGSVKSGNVAEIMAKPDIDGALVGGASLDADEFVKIVRFRDQ is encoded by the coding sequence ATGAGCACGCGCACGCCGCTGATGGCGGGCAACTGGAAGATGAACCTCAACCACCTCGAGGCCATCGCGCACGTCCAGAAGCTCGCCTTCGCCCTGGCCGACAAGGACTACGAGGCCTGTGAGGTCGCCGTCCTGCCGCCCTTCACCGACCTGCGCTCCGTGCAGACCCTGGTCGACGGCGACAAGCTCAAGATCAAGTACGGCGCCCAGGACGTCTCGGCTCACGACTCCGGCGCCTACACCGGCGAGATCTCGGGCCCGATGCTGGCCAAGCTGAAGTGCACGTACGTCGCGATCGGGCACTCCGAGCGCCGGCAGTACCACAACGAGACCGACGAGATCGTCAATGCCAAGGTCAAGGCCGCCTACAAGCACGGTCTGACCCCGATCCTGTGTGTCGGCGAGGAGCTGGAGATCCGCGACGCGGGCAACCACGTCACGCACACGCTCGCGCAGGTCGAGGGCGGTCTCAAGGGCCTCCCGGCCGAGCAGGCCGAGTCGATCGTGATCGCGTACGAACCCGTCTGGGCCATCGGCACCGGCAAGGTCTGCGGCGCCGACGACGCCCAGGAGGTCTGCGCTGCGATCCGCGGCAAGCTGGCCGAGCTGTATTCGCAGGAGCTGGCCGACCAGGTCCGCATCCAGTACGGCGGCTCGGTGAAGTCCGGGAACGTCGCGGAGATCATGGCGAAGCCCGACATCGACGGCGCGCTGGTCGGCGGTGCCTCGCTGGACGCCGACGAGTTCGTCAAGATCGTCCGGTTCCGCGACCAGTGA
- the pgk gene encoding phosphoglycerate kinase codes for MKTIDELLAEGVDGKRVFVRADLNVPLADGLITDDGRIRAVLPTIKALADAGAKVVVASHLGRPKGAPDPAFSLLQPAERLGELLGAPVAFAQDTVGPAAHDAVNGLEPGQVAVIENLRFNAGETSKDDTERGEFADQLAALADVYVGDGFGAVHRKHASVYDLPARLPHYAGYLIATEVGVLKKLTEDVQRPYVVALGGAKVSDKLAVIDQLLGKADRLLIGGGMAYTFLKAKGYEVGISLLQEDQVPAVQEYIERAEKNGVELVLPVDVLVSTEFPDLKTKAPANPTTVAADAIPADQEGLDIGPETRKLYASKLADAATVFWNGPMGVFEHPDYAEGTKAVAQALLDSPAFTVVGGGDSAAAVRILGFDETAFGHISTGGGASLEYLEGKTLPGLAALED; via the coding sequence ATGAAGACGATTGACGAACTTCTCGCCGAAGGCGTGGACGGCAAGCGGGTCTTCGTCCGCGCCGACCTGAACGTGCCGCTGGCCGACGGCCTCATCACCGACGACGGCCGCATCCGCGCCGTCCTGCCGACCATCAAGGCCCTCGCGGACGCGGGTGCCAAGGTGGTCGTCGCCTCGCACCTGGGCCGCCCCAAGGGCGCCCCGGACCCGGCCTTCTCCCTGCTGCAGCCCGCCGAGCGCCTCGGTGAACTCCTCGGCGCGCCCGTCGCGTTCGCCCAGGACACCGTCGGCCCCGCCGCCCACGACGCCGTGAACGGCCTGGAGCCCGGCCAGGTCGCGGTCATCGAGAACCTGCGCTTCAACGCCGGTGAGACGTCCAAGGACGACACCGAGCGTGGCGAGTTCGCCGACCAGCTCGCCGCCCTGGCCGATGTCTACGTAGGCGACGGTTTCGGCGCCGTGCACCGCAAGCACGCCTCCGTGTACGACCTCCCGGCGCGCCTGCCGCACTACGCCGGCTACCTCATCGCCACCGAGGTCGGCGTCCTGAAGAAGCTCACCGAGGACGTCCAGCGCCCCTACGTGGTCGCGCTCGGCGGCGCCAAGGTCTCCGACAAGCTCGCCGTCATCGACCAGCTCCTCGGCAAGGCCGATCGTCTCCTCATCGGCGGCGGCATGGCCTACACCTTCCTCAAGGCCAAGGGCTACGAGGTCGGCATCTCCCTCCTCCAGGAGGACCAGGTCCCGGCCGTCCAGGAGTACATCGAGCGCGCGGAGAAGAACGGCGTCGAGCTGGTCCTCCCCGTCGACGTCCTCGTCTCCACGGAGTTCCCGGACCTGAAGACGAAGGCCCCGGCCAACCCCACCACCGTCGCCGCGGACGCCATCCCGGCCGACCAGGAGGGTCTCGACATCGGTCCTGAGACCCGCAAGCTGTACGCCTCGAAGCTCGCCGACGCGGCCACCGTCTTCTGGAACGGCCCCATGGGCGTCTTCGAGCACCCCGACTACGCCGAGGGCACCAAGGCGGTCGCCCAGGCCCTTCTCGACTCCCCGGCCTTCACGGTCGTCGGCGGTGGCGACTCCGCCGCGGCCGTCCGGATCCTGGGCTTCGACGAGACGGCATTCGGCCACATCTCGACCGGCGGCGGCGCCTCCCTCGAATACCTCGAGGGCAAGACGCTCCCCGGCCTCGCCGCACTGGAGGACTGA
- the gap gene encoding type I glyceraldehyde-3-phosphate dehydrogenase, with amino-acid sequence MTIRVGINGFGRIGRNYFRALLEQGADIEIVAVNDLGDTATTAHLLKYDTILGRLKAEVSHTADTITVDGHTIKVLSERNPADIPWGELGVDIVIESTGIFTKKADAEKHIAGGAKKVLISAPAKDEDITIVMGVNQDKYDPANHHVISNASCTTNCVAPMAKVLDENFGIVKGLMTTVHAYTNDQRILDFPHSDLRRARAAAENIIPTTTGAAKATALVLPQLKGKLDGIAMRVPVPTGSATDLVVTLQREVTKDEVNAAFKKASDDGDLKGYLAYTEDPIVSSDIVGDQASCTFDSSLTMVQEGNSVKILGWYDNEWGYSNRLVDLTVFVGNQL; translated from the coding sequence GTGACGATCCGCGTAGGCATCAACGGCTTTGGCCGCATCGGTCGTAACTACTTCCGCGCGCTGCTGGAGCAGGGTGCAGACATCGAGATCGTGGCTGTCAACGACCTGGGTGACACCGCGACCACCGCTCACCTGCTGAAGTACGACACCATCCTGGGCCGTCTCAAGGCCGAGGTGTCGCACACCGCCGACACGATCACCGTCGACGGCCACACGATCAAGGTCCTGTCCGAGCGCAACCCCGCCGACATCCCGTGGGGCGAGCTGGGGGTCGACATCGTCATCGAGTCGACCGGCATCTTCACGAAGAAGGCCGACGCCGAGAAGCACATCGCCGGCGGCGCCAAGAAGGTCCTCATCTCGGCTCCGGCCAAGGACGAGGACATCACCATTGTGATGGGCGTCAACCAGGACAAGTACGACCCGGCGAACCACCACGTCATCTCCAACGCCTCGTGCACCACCAACTGTGTGGCGCCGATGGCCAAGGTGCTCGACGAGAACTTCGGCATCGTGAAGGGCCTGATGACGACGGTCCACGCGTACACGAACGACCAGCGCATCCTGGACTTCCCGCACTCGGACCTGCGCCGCGCCCGCGCCGCCGCCGAGAACATCATCCCGACCACGACCGGTGCCGCCAAGGCCACCGCCCTGGTCCTCCCGCAGCTCAAGGGCAAGCTGGACGGCATCGCCATGCGCGTCCCGGTCCCGACCGGTTCGGCCACCGACCTGGTCGTGACCCTGCAGCGCGAGGTCACCAAGGACGAGGTCAACGCCGCGTTCAAGAAGGCCTCCGACGACGGTGACCTCAAGGGCTACCTGGCGTACACCGAGGACCCGATCGTCTCCTCGGACATCGTCGGCGACCAGGCCTCCTGCACCTTCGACTCCTCCCTGACCATGGTCCAGGAGGGCAACTCGGTGAAGATCCTCGGCTGGTACGACAACGAGTGGGGCTACTCCAACCGCCTCGTCGACCTCACGGTCTTCGTCGGCAACCAGCTCTAA